The Microvirga lotononidis region AGGAGCAGCAGGCTTCCCAGGGCCGCCAGGAGGCAGAGGCCGAGGATCAGGGCGACGCCCCGCCACACGCGAAGCGAGTTCAGCGTCCGCTGATACACGGACTGCTCCCACCGCACGCCTTCATCATAGTAGCTCGGGTCAACGAGGGCCGGAGAGGCGCTATTGCTAGCCAGATCGGACATGGGGGTTCTCGCTTACGAACGATTGTTTTTGAGGTGAGTGATGAGAAGCTGTTGCTTCTGTTCTGCAGGGCTGGGAGCGATTGAGGCTTGCTGACCATCCGGGGCGCTGGATGTGACCGCGTTCGAGCCACCACCGCCAGATCTGCCCCTCAGTTTCCGGTAGCTCCACATGGCAATCTTGCGCGGCGCGTTCACAAGCTTGCGGTCGCGCCCCTCAGTGGTCAGGCGCGAGCCGCCAGCAATGCCCTGAGCGATGGCAAGGCTCTGATAGGTCAGGAAGTAGCCCACCGCGCACATGAGGAGAAATGGACCAACGACGGTCAGGGCCGTCGAGAGGTCTTTGATCGAGTTGGACATATCATCGAGCGTCGTCTTGAGCAGGACAATGTAGAAGCCGAGGATGCCATAGACGATTAAGGGAATGACCGCATATTGCATGCACGAGCGCATCCAGCCGTCGAACATCGGGAGGGAGATCTGAAACAGGGCGAACGCAATAAAGATCGGAGCCAGCCCGAGCAGGACGAACAATGCGATCTTGCCGAGAATGACGAGGAAGACCGCCGCCGCGACGAACACACCGGCCACGATCAGGACGATATAGGCGAGGATCTGCATACCGAAGCCTGCGATACCACTGGCCGCGCTGATCTTCTGTTGCGCCTCACTGGCCGCCGTCCACACCTCGCTCAAACTGTTGGAGATCCCGCTGACGCCTGCCGTGCAATCGGCCCCTCCTCCCACCGCCTGACAGACGATTTGCCCGAAACCTTCAGGAGCTTTGGTCAGGACTTCGACAATCAGGACCTGGAAATCG contains the following coding sequences:
- a CDS encoding type IV secretion system protein, translated to MAFWGYELLIGRVGVSAPVFLWRVGRMMLIYTLAFSWGDFQVLIVEVLTKAPEGFGQIVCQAVGGGADCTAGVSGISNSLSEVWTAASEAQQKISAASGIAGFGMQILAYIVLIVAGVFVAAAVFLVILGKIALFVLLGLAPIFIAFALFQISLPMFDGWMRSCMQYAVIPLIVYGILGFYIVLLKTTLDDMSNSIKDLSTALTVVGPFLLMCAVGYFLTYQSLAIAQGIAGGSRLTTEGRDRKLVNAPRKIAMWSYRKLRGRSGGGGSNAVTSSAPDGQQASIAPSPAEQKQQLLITHLKNNRS